A region of Pseudarthrobacter sp. NIBRBAC000502770 DNA encodes the following proteins:
- a CDS encoding ABC transporter ATP-binding protein produces the protein MAASLSLKDVSLHFGGVKVLQDVSFDVEPGVIFGLVGPNGAGKTSLFNCISGHYKPSSGSVSIDGTEVSGSAPSRMARLGLARTFQHPALQLNATVLQNVLLGGHTRLPGGPVSWALRMPYTVRAERAVRAEALDLLANAGLGWAADVPADELSHGLHKGIELWRALLSRPTLLLLDEPAAGLSHGEVEQLIATVKRLRAEQDLTIIIVEHHMGLISALTDQVVVLDHGRKLMSGTAAEAQSDPRVIEAYIGKDAADDAA, from the coding sequence GTGGCCGCGAGCCTGAGCCTCAAGGACGTCAGCCTGCACTTCGGCGGGGTCAAGGTGCTGCAGGACGTCAGTTTCGACGTCGAGCCCGGCGTGATCTTCGGCCTGGTGGGCCCGAACGGTGCCGGCAAGACATCCCTGTTCAATTGCATCAGCGGCCACTACAAGCCCAGTTCCGGTTCAGTTTCCATCGACGGGACCGAGGTGTCCGGCAGTGCCCCGTCCCGGATGGCACGCCTTGGACTTGCCCGCACCTTCCAGCACCCGGCGCTCCAGCTGAACGCCACAGTCCTGCAGAACGTGCTCCTCGGGGGCCACACGCGGCTGCCAGGCGGCCCGGTCTCGTGGGCGCTGCGGATGCCGTACACCGTCCGCGCCGAGCGCGCCGTCCGCGCCGAGGCACTCGACCTCCTGGCCAACGCCGGGCTGGGATGGGCGGCGGACGTGCCTGCCGACGAACTGTCCCACGGGCTCCACAAGGGCATCGAGCTGTGGCGGGCGCTGCTTTCCAGGCCCACGTTGCTCCTTCTCGATGAACCGGCAGCCGGCCTGTCGCATGGGGAGGTTGAACAGCTCATCGCCACCGTGAAGCGCCTCCGCGCTGAGCAGGACCTCACCATCATCATCGTGGAGCACCACATGGGACTTATTTCCGCTCTGACGGACCAGGTGGTGGTCCTGGACCACGGGCGGAAGCTGATGTCGGGAACCGCGGCGGAAGCCCAGTCCGATCCCCGCGTCATTGAGGCCTACATCGGAAAGGACGCCGCGGATGACGCTGCTTGA
- a CDS encoding MoaD/ThiS family protein: MPEISLLLPSVLQPLAGGQPVLSTPADGPVTVGHLLDAVAADYAVLGRRLRDETGALRRFVNIYVGGDEVRRLQGLETEVAPGQEVLVIQSVAGG, from the coding sequence GTGCCTGAGATTTCGCTGCTGTTGCCCAGTGTCCTGCAACCCCTGGCCGGCGGACAACCCGTGCTCTCCACTCCGGCCGACGGGCCGGTAACGGTGGGGCACCTGCTCGATGCCGTCGCCGCCGACTATGCCGTGCTGGGACGCCGGCTCCGGGACGAGACCGGGGCGCTGCGCAGATTCGTCAACATCTACGTCGGCGGTGACGAGGTGCGGCGGCTTCAGGGCCTGGAAACCGAGGTAGCGCCGGGCCAGGAAGTGCTGGTTATCCAGTCTGTTGCGGGCGGCTGA
- a CDS encoding exo-alpha-sialidase, whose protein sequence is MVRMATAAESFILAIGTKKGLWLATSRDRREWSFSGPHFLMAEIPSIGIDTREGRTRILVGVRSPHWGPTVAHSDDLGATWSEPEHGAITFPGDTGAAVERVWQIYPDAESRPGVVWAGAEPISVWKSTDGGEHFELNRGLWDHPHRSEWGAGYGGAAAHSIVVDPAGETVHVAMSTGGVYRSLDGGSSWEARNKGISAYFMPDPNPEFGQCVHKIAADAAVEGRLYAQNHHGVYRTDDNADSWNSIAEGLPADFGFVMLTHPRRDGTAWVIPLKADGERIPPDGKLAVHRTDDAGNTWMGLSAGLPEQEYNSVLRDAASVDTAEPAGVYFGTRGGTVYASADEGETFTEVASHLPDVLCVRAAVVAGA, encoded by the coding sequence CTTCCTCATGGCCGAAATCCCCAGCATCGGAATCGATACCCGGGAGGGCCGCACCAGGATCCTGGTGGGAGTCCGCAGCCCGCACTGGGGACCCACCGTTGCACACTCCGATGACCTTGGTGCCACCTGGTCCGAGCCGGAACACGGCGCCATAACCTTTCCTGGCGACACCGGCGCCGCCGTGGAGCGCGTATGGCAGATCTACCCGGACGCCGAGTCCCGGCCCGGGGTGGTGTGGGCGGGGGCGGAGCCCATCTCCGTATGGAAATCGACCGACGGCGGCGAGCACTTCGAGTTGAACCGGGGCCTGTGGGACCACCCGCACCGCAGTGAGTGGGGAGCAGGCTACGGCGGTGCGGCGGCACATTCGATCGTGGTGGACCCGGCGGGCGAAACCGTGCACGTCGCCATGAGCACCGGAGGTGTGTACCGCTCGCTGGACGGCGGGTCGTCCTGGGAAGCGCGCAACAAGGGCATCTCGGCCTACTTCATGCCGGACCCCAACCCGGAGTTCGGCCAGTGCGTGCACAAGATCGCCGCGGATGCCGCCGTCGAAGGACGCCTCTACGCACAGAACCACCACGGGGTCTACCGGACCGACGACAATGCCGACAGCTGGAACTCCATCGCGGAGGGCCTGCCGGCCGACTTCGGCTTCGTCATGCTGACGCATCCGCGCCGGGACGGCACCGCCTGGGTGATACCGCTGAAGGCCGACGGCGAACGCATCCCTCCGGACGGAAAGCTCGCCGTCCATCGCACGGACGACGCCGGGAACACCTGGATGGGGCTCAGCGCCGGCCTCCCCGAGCAGGAATACAACAGTGTGCTCAGGGACGCTGCCTCGGTGGACACGGCCGAACCGGCCGGGGTCTACTTCGGCACGCGGGGCGGGACCGTCTACGCGAGTGCTGATGAAGGGGAGACGTTCACGGAGGTAGCGTCCCACCTGCCGGACGTCCTCTGCGTCCGGGCGGCAGTGGTAGCCGGTGCCTGA